In the genome of Malania oleifera isolate guangnan ecotype guangnan chromosome 5, ASM2987363v1, whole genome shotgun sequence, the window GAGTGCCACACATGGAACAACTAAAAGGTGAAATCTTTGGAcaaaaattaatcacaaaaaaCTCAATAGAGGATCAATTCAAGCCAAAAACATGGTTGTATGAAGCTTCGAGTGCTGCCACATGGATCAGCCCCACCAGCTTTCATCTAGAGTGTGAGGGAAGCTCCGGCGATGGGATTTTAGCATTGGCAGATCAACAGTGCCTACGGTTGGCTATAGTGTTGGTCTTGCAAGGATCTAAAGGGATTTTAGTGCTCCTGAATTGTCAATGTAATGAGAATTTCTGGCAACTACTATCTCCTCTGGCAGTAACTGGCTGGTTTTCAGGCCTATGATGGTGCTACTAATTCTCCTACAATGGTAGACATGcagaggatttagggttttaggcttcggTTTGACAGTGGTTACGGCACTCAGAGTTAGGTCTCAATaccatgctctaataccatgttaagagTATTGTGTACATGAAGACCTAAGCATAATGATAGGCATTTCCTTCTATTTTTTCACACACAACCAGTCCCAAGCccaggtaaaggaggagggttgcgttagatAGCTGACagtcagcgtaaaatttgtcagatcactatgatatgaatccttaccgaatatttgttgtTAATACAATGACAAAAATACCTACATATCTTACGCACTAACTCATGCTTACTACTGTAGCAATAGCAGAcaacaataatactaaataaCTAAAGTAATCAGCAACACTGTTAACAAAAAGGTCATCAAACAAACATTGTATGGAAAGTGTTAGGCATGTCAATGTAGttggagaaaaataaaaaaaaaattgttttagcACCAGGTCATGTAACAACCATTGCAGGGGCCATAGTAATTAAAAATAGATAAGCAAATTTGCTTCAATCTTAAGCAATGCATACCCTTTTTTTGTGTTCAGTCCAGTGCCTACGGCAGTTCCACCTTGTGCAAGCTGCTCAAATAATATCTCTAATATTTTAGAACTCTAGGGGAGAAGGGATGATGAGAGGACAAAACAACAGTTCAGATAAGAAACCAACCTGATACATATGAGGCAGAGAGCACATAACTCGGTCAATACCATATTTCACCTGCAATTAATAAACAGTCTCAGGAGTCTCACTCTGCATGATGTCAGGGTTGCAACAACTGTGACTAAATCTGTATGACAGTATGTCAGCAACACTTCAATATGGAACAAGAAAGCACGCTTACTTGTGTAGAATAGCCACTGAACTCTTGCCCAAGAGTCAAAGGTGTTGCATCTTGAGTGTGGGTACGCCCAATTTTAACAATATCTTTAAATTCAAGGGACtggtaaaaaaaacaaaaaatgcagTCTTAGTAGTAGTTGGAGTCATattagcagcagcagcagcagcagcagcaacaggagagattatttgagtttttttttttttttttccatgatcGTAAAAACTGTGCATAAATAAACACAGACAAGAAAAAAATGCTAAAATTCTCAACAAAAACAAGATTAAAATGCCAAAATTCTGCACACAAACACAAAAGATCATAGCAATCATGACCAATCTGGGGAAAATAATCCAATTATAAAGATTCAATATAATAGTTAAAGGAACAGCTAACAATATGTCATCACAGTAGTATCTTATTCTCCATATTCCGTCAAAACTATTTAACAAAAAAAtcacatttaagctcaaatctCAACTGCCTGGTGACTCTGCTTTTTCAACTAACCACAAATCATTTGAAAGGATTATCAGACCTGACTCAGATGAAATCCCTTCCCAAAGCTTAAGAAAACATAgggtctgtttggtatcattgttgttttatgatttttgtttctatttctctacagtgaaaaaacagattataaaaacgCGTCTATTTCTATTGTCGGTTTTCAATTGTTtgccaaaaaattaaaaacaagattttatggtttttagctgttttggcaacttgttgcaaaaattttaatatccaaaaatggtttttttggattaaattattcattttatacactttaaaattaaaataaaaaaagaaatgatcatatgaatttaaatataattaaaaggaaaatatacataaatttcaaataataataataaatccaattacaaaatacttttactatttttcaattgtcatgtccaataaaatttttattgtaaagtaaattttgaaagtagaacaattaagtaaaataattatactaaattttatttttattgtaacaatttttaatgtgtattatttgtaattttattattttaatcatatttttataatattttgatttaaatatgaaaatgagcattttttcaTCAAAGTTTTTAATTTgcattagttttataaatgttaaccaaacaggttgctagtttctagtttttagtctctatttctaatttttggttttcgtttctttgttttttgacaatgataccaaatgacCCCTAAATTATCAGCATCACATTAAAATTGAGGGAGATATGAATATAATATGACAACTTGTGTACATCTAGAACATCAAAAGAATTTATGAAACAATCAACTTACTTTATGAAACACATGATTGTCAATCTCATAAACATAATGTAAGGATGCCATGCAACTAATGCACGAAACTTGACATGAATTAAGAAATTTCtgataaaaagaaaattatgcACTTGAAAAATCAGTTTTATGAGAGCTGAATATTGTTCTGGAAGTTTGTTAATGAAGCTGCATAATGAACAAGCAtcaaattttcaaagaaacaGATCATAAATCAGTTTACAAGGGCTGTTAATCAGGAACACGCTCATTTATTTCAACACTGAACATAGCTTGGTGTTTATGGAACAATCTATATTTGGTTTGTTGCGAGAGTGCTAGCTTTGTCCTCACTCTGACGGCTTTCTTGATGGTCGATTTTAGAGGTTTTGGCAGGTGTAAAAAATTTCAGGATTTTGTGGTGGTGTTATATTTTTCCTGTTATTTGGGTAATTTGGTCTGAGAGAAATGTCCAGATTTTTCAAGATCATGGGTCTCCAATGGATTTGGCTTGGGATAGGATTCTGTTTTGAGCTTCCATGTAGGTGTTCACTACAAAGTGTTTTTGGCAATGCGGCATCTGCTGATATTTATCATGATTGACTGGCTTATTGGACTGTCTTGGATTCTTTTTGTAACAgcttcttttgtttcttttttcttttatgatGATTCTTCATCCTCTTTGTACAATCTTTCTTAATAAAGTTCTTTTTTATccaactcaaaaaaaaaaaaaaaattgtttgcaCAGGTTACAACTCAATCCCACAAATACTTGTTAGCATGCAGTCCATCACAATATAAATTCCCAATTATCAGTCATATCTGATGTATGGCTCCTACGAAAAAGTAATTTCAATGTAAGGATGATGATACGTAAAATTATTCAACCTTTGTATTAAGCATAGTTTGTAAATGCTTCAAGTTTGGTATTAATCTTGAGTTTATTTCCATTGCAGCAGCAATGTGCATTACCTGGACAAAGACATACCATTTGTTAAGCAGTTTACCtaaaatcataataaatttcctATATAAGCTGGATGCAAATGAACAAAACTAAGTAACATGTAAGTTTACCAGTGAGCAAGGTCTTTAAAGGAAATAGGAAGCTTACAGTTGGGAAAGTGTCATTAGAAGATTGTGATCTGTTCACATGGTCATTTGGATGCACAAACTTCTCACCACGCTTATGACCAAGAATCTCAGCCGCTCTATTTGCAATGACCTAGAACAGTTTGCAAATATgaaacaaaatttaaataaaatcacAACAATGAGCAAACATGATGAAAAGATGACAGTCTTAAATTTTCTACCTCTAAAGTGAACCAATAGTTAGACagcacacacttcttaaaaaagCAAATGCATTTAAGGAAGAATTATAATCAGAAGGGTATAGACCTAGACAGGTTTCACATAGCCCGTTTTTGGTGCTCTAGAAGCAAAAGATAAGATAGGAAAAGAGGAGGGGTGGGGGTGCTTATACTGTTTGTGGGTATAGAGCTGGCTGGTTCCTACTCCTCCTCAATGCCCCAATTAGCCAGCTTGGCTAACAAATGAGAGTGTGTTTATTGCACAGGCTAAATGTAATGGTCTTGGACCCAACTCCAATGAGGTATTGTTCACTTTGGCTCACTAGCCTCATGCGTTCgtcctataaaaggcgcctcatatagttggagcccaaaccaTCCTTTTAAGCTTAaaatctccctagtacacatccgatgtgggaccATGACAGACTCTCCCATTCGATCTCTGACGTCTTCATTAGAGTTATCTCCTTAATACACACCCGATGTGAGACCGTGACAGGCTTTCTCATCCGATCTCTAATGTCCTTGTTAGAGTGGCTTACACCTCTGTGTAGGATTTACTAACATGATAGTATACCTAGGGTGGATCCATTCACATGATAGTACCCCGAGGGTGGCTCTAATGCCAAATGTAATAGTCGTGGGTCCAACTCTGATGAGATATTGTCCGCTTTTGGCTCACTAGCCTCACGGGTTTGTTCTATAAAAGACACCTCACATAATTGGAGCCCAAACTATCCTTATAagtccaagatctccctagtacataTCCGATGTGGGGTTGTGATGGGCTCTCCCATCCAATCTCTTATGTCCTCATCAGAGTGATTTCCCTAGTACACCTCCAATGTGAGATCATGACACTACAGCAAGATAAGCCTAGCTACGCTTCCATAGTCAATCTTTGGTGCAGCTGAAATGAGACAATGGTTGGGTGTCCTCGGAGCTCATCACACCTCCAACCTCACCTCCAACCTTGCCTCCCCTCACCATCAAAAAAAAGGCCAGCAAAGGCTAAGACACATGCGACCATGCTGTTGTacatagaaataaaataaaaaatcacgcCCTTAGCTTGCCTCATGACTCTTATAGATGGCAGACCAAACATATGATAGGGCACAGCGAATGTAGTCCAATTCTATACAATTCCATCCAGCCTTGAGAAATAAACACATACTAAGGGTTCCTATTACCAGCCAAAAAAAAATCTCCATCCTCACCTTCTCAAAAATGCACTTTGCAAAAACGGAGCAAGAGGGTTGTGACACAGCCCCTCTCCAACTGCTATCCAGCAAGCTTCTTCTACATCATGATCCCTCTCTAtcttctctttctccctctttTCTCCTCTTTTTCACCCTTTCTCTTGCAATTATAAGATCTGATCTTCACAATTTCCAATTGATCTCATCTCGGTCTGTGAACATAGATCTCTCCCTCTTTTCTCCTCTTTTCCCCCCTTTCTCTTGCAATTATAAGATCTGATCTTGGCAATTTCCAATTGATCACATCTTGGTTTCCAGACATAGATTTTCCCCTCCTGTTTGGTTTTAAATTATTGCTGGAAGGCACAGCCTCCCTTTCGCTGTTTTACTCTTCTTCTAATCATCATCtcctctttctcttcttctttgcTAACATGGGTTGCAGTGGTGGGCAAATTTTCCTCCCCACCcccactttattattattttttttcaaatatcttgtttaattttaaattagaacCAAGCATTTGTTTGCAAAAAGAAGCACAGTGCATAGgaaatgaattttcatttttcttttgtttgtttgtaaCTTTTAAAGCTTATTTGGGATCTAAAatcaaatgaaaacaaaaatagtatttttttttttttttttggaaaagacATTGAAGAGGAAGAGATGACAATGAagaattatgtgtgtgtgtgtttattcttcaatttatgaatttcttgttcaAGTTTGAAACTCAAAACAAAGAACAaacataattttctaaaaattatgaatttcttgttaagGGTATATTAGTCTTTTGAACAACTAGCCTGCATGACTTATTGCTGTTCCAAATGATGCAAGTATAGGGTAAAATTTATCCTGCGAAACAAACACACCCTAAGAAGGGGTGTTTTGATTATGAAAGTTCTAATCTTGTGCATATGGAtgctttgaaaataaaaataaaaaactcattCAATATGCTGTACAAAGGGAAACCTTGAagaatgcaaggtaaggctgcagcTATAGACCCATAGAGGACTGCCCCTTCCCCAGACCCTGCATACACGGAGTTTTGTGCATCAggctgctatatatatatatatatagacacacacacattcaatatgctATACAGATTGGCACTTAATTTTACCCATTCAAAGTTGGAACTTGGAAGTAAAGTGTACAGTTTCACATTTGAGAATTCAGACATGTAACATAACCTGACATCACCCTACATTACAGGAatgcttcaaaaaaattttaaaaataaaagacaaaaaaCTGCATCAGGAAGCCTGAGAAATTGGCAGTCAGATAACAGTAAGAAAACTCCCTCCCTCCCActtactcactctctctctctgctcGTGAGTTTCAGGGGGGAGGGGAGGAAACAATATGTCTTGTCCTTGAAACATTCTCAAGTCCTCTCCTTATTTTCTAAtgacataacaattcattcaaatagaaagaaaaaaaatatgcatCAACCATAAACCACACAGAAAGCTGGAGAACTTGTTGGTCATATGGATAAATTGCAAGAATACTTTAACCAACATATTGAAGTTTCTTTCTTCTCTAATTTACCAGAGTAGCCACCCAATcaactcaccccccccccctcccttctTCTCTTTGGCATCTCTGTCTatgttgtgtgtgcgtgtgtggcACAGAGTAGGGAACAAAAAGTTTCATCCTTGAAACATCACGAGTCACCTCCTTACTCAAGTGCCAGAAACAAAAGCAACCTAGTGCAGCCTCCAGCCTAATTGCTATTTGTGAAGTTTGATTGTATGCTTCTATAAAAAGCATATCACTATGACAAAACACAACAATGAAAGCAAAATTTTCAAGTAGAAATGAGAGAGAAGATTGTCATGTTCTAAGATGAAGGCCACAATGGCATCTGAGGAGGATGCTAACAGGTATCTACCAACTTTCAGTTTTGCACAGCAGAAGAAGCAGGACTAAATTAATACACATTTCCATTTACAGAACTCCCAACCAAAAATCAGCAAAGTGGATGAACATCCCTGTCCAATGCAGTAACTCCTCTAGGACATTAAGAGTTGAGTTCTAATCAGGTCACAATTGAAGCTCTTCAGTTATTCTGACCAACAAACCAAACTACAAAAAAATAATCCACGCATTTCAAAAGCAGTGTAATAAATGTCAACCCTAGAGAATCAGCACATCCTATGGGCTAATCATTCCAAAGTCTCTCCCAGCCCACATCTTACTAAAGAACCATCCAGAGAATGGAGGATTATAAGATGACGTTGAATTCAGAACCTGCTGACAGAAAAAACTAGGAGAAACCAGAGAAACAGCAATCATATAGACTCCATGCAGCAAAGAAACTAATGCAACATCAAATTACAACCTgaaaattcataaacctgtgctaACCTCATTGGCATTCATGTTACTTTGAGTTCCACTGCCAGTCTGCCATATGACAAGAGGAAAATGATCATTTAGTTTTCCCTCTGCCACTTCTTGGGCAGCTTGCATTATTGCTTTTCCAATTGATGGATCAAGGCCATACTCCATGTTCACCTGTGGTAAGCAGTACATCATTCATCAGACAGTGAACCAAGCAGGTAATAGAATATAATGAACATGCTATTAATGCTATTCAACCACTaattaaaataacataattttaCCATCCTGACAGGTGTGTCAGTTAGAACTAATTTGGAGTTTGGTTTTTGGCATCTCCTATACTTGTTTTGGGGCTGGAATGTGACGTGATGGTAATCTCACATTCTCCAGGAATGAAGGATTCCCACAACATTGACATCCCATTTTTTAGACTAAATTGCCAAAAtatagtattattagtattattacacactattattatatttaaaattataagttattgtaataacaataacaaaattATATTACTACGACATAATGGTTGAAATTACGAGACCACATTTCTCCCCGTTACTTCGATTAATCGGATTATTATGTGCATTTTAGGATATGGATTTAATTTGGTACATTTTGTTAGTAGGTTTTTACCTAAAAGTATAACTATTCGTTATACATTGTTTATAAAAAGGGgtataatggttatatttttgaaATGCCTACCAGCCCATGTTGAAGCAAACACTAACATGGGCATCATGATTACATTCCTAGGAATCTTACAACATGAGCCAAACAAGAATATTCCCAGGAACATCCTATTCCTAGGAAAGAGAATCCTGAGAATATGATTCCATGGAACTATTTTTTATTCCGTGAACCAAAAGCCAACTACAGAAATTTAAATATACAAATGTTACCAATCTAACATTGAAAACCACATCCAACTAactataaattacataattaGATTCACCATGAAAATTGTTATTTTGGTCAAAATACGTGTGAAGATTCCATCTAAACTTTATGGTCCAAataagttcaaaaataaaatgatcttAATGATTATGAGCTCTAATGTCTAAATCTTTTCCCTAGACATATTGGGGTACCAAGAAGTTATTGCCCCTGTAATACAACATTTCAGAAAGTTAAATCCAGTAAAGTGTAGACTATTCAATTACTGTATTTCACTGCTTCCAGTAGAATACAAAACTAGCACCTCATATTAACACAATCCCAGTCTTTACTATTTAGTGCAGTTGTGCATGTATGAGTATCTaaagaaaaagattcaaaaaaaaatatccttattaaataataaaattgcatATCAAAATATTTAGATATGGAGCTAATGAATAATTGCGTGGTGACACCATGCATGTCAAATGGtgataaaaactaaaaatcaaccTTGGCAGCACACTTTTTAAGGATGCCAAAGGCACGAATGATTGGTTCAGGCATTCTTTCACGCTCACCACCAATATCAAAATTCTGTAATGATCTTTGAGTTTGAGCCCCCCATAACCTGAACAACATCAGTCACAGCAAACAACAATAATTACTGCAATGAAATATGGAAAGAGTATCATTGAAATTAATAACTGCAATAATGTTTCTCCCCATAAACATTTTTGGTTACAAGACACACTCAATCATGTAAGAAAGGGAAGAAATATAAGGATTTGAACAGCTTCATCCTTCACAGAATACAATTAAATTGTACCATCATATGAATGCAGCTGACATTTAGCCACCAATTTGAGTTCAGTTGGTACAGGATCATGTCAATGATGATAATGCAAAGTACAACATAAGAAgcgaagaaaaatattttctttattgtgctaaggtataaagatagttagaattTGAATGTGGCTAAAAAACATGCTGCTATTGtcctttttttctttcatattcATTCATATGTTGCATCCACTGGTAGAAAACACTTTCTGATTAAAGGAAGTGTGTTCAAGAAGGAATCGGGTTATTAATGAATGCCAAGGGTCAAAAAGAAACTCTCCTCTTGTATCAGTTTGGAGGAAGACCCCATCAAAGTAGCCATACGTGTCACTTTAATAGCTTTATCCAATGGTCTTGCATTAGAATTTTTCTACAGAAAATGCCCATTCAGAATTCATTACAAAGTTCATGCTAATTCCTCATGAGAAGGGATCCTGTGACCATATCTTCCAGTCATACATGAGCAATTATAAATATCATATGATTTATTCTAAAATTCACTTAATTTGGAAAGAGAGAGACAGTAACTgcaaaaaaatggaagaaaaaagatagCTGAGTAATTTGTGTGACAACACATTGaattgttctttttttttaaaccttTTCAGATGGAAATAAAGCATTGAATTGTCTTTATAGGGAAGTCTTCTCTGATTGCAATTCTTTGACAAGGATATATTGAACGATATAAGATCATAAGGTAAGGTTTAAAGAACTAGAACCAAATCCATGTTTGGTTATGCGGGAATCAATCCACAGGAATGAGACTTGCTTTGGAACCTGTTGAGAATTAGGTCCCAACCATTACAGCTGGTTTCCAATACCATTCTTGAAATTCTCAATTGTGAAACCCAAGGGGCATGAAGGAATGGCAATCCATGTAcaaaaaatgagtttttatgcTCCTAAAAGGCAATATTGCCAGTTTATTTCAATACCAAAAGGCGAAAATACCTTACGCATTGTAATAATTctaattcttacttaaaaatccAAACAGAAGAGCAAGAGTGCACCATTCCCAGGACTAGACTAAAATTCCTATTCCCATTCCAGGTTCCAAAGGAAGCCTAGGAGGATCTGAGCCTGGAACCCCTaagtagaaaataaaaagtaTGGTCCCCATATCACATCCAATAACATAATTAAGCGAAACAAATTCTCTTGTATACTTTACACTTTGGTACATATTCAGTATCACATAGGAACCAGAGATGAACAAATTCAAAAGCAGGCAGCAATTAAAGGATAAAATGACAAACAAAGCAAAGCAAAAGCCAAGCATAAGGTAAAGGTGCCAAAAATGATTCCACGTCCAATACAGATTGATTGAAAGGAACTTGTAAATCTTCGATAAATCTACTTAAAATTTCAATGGCATTAAAAACAAAatgagagggaaaaaaaaaaaggaacagaGGAAGAACACCAAAAATTGAAGTACCAGAGTGAAACTATCCtctaattagaaaataaaatgaagaCACACATAAGGAAGAAAACGAACTTGTCAGAGGGGACACGAATTGGTCCAAATGTATCCCTTTCCTCTCTGAAGGACGTCGAGTAGCATCTCAAATATGTAAAACGCAACGCCCCAAGCAGCGGTGAGGTCGTCGATCCACCCGATAGGCGACGAGATGCAAGATATATCGCCATTTCCCGTTCTACCTACTCCTGCAAAATTCAACACAACACAATCATAGTCTACACCACACATACATCGACTGATTAACATACGCatactagagagagagagagagagagagagagatgaaaccTAGGGCAAATTTTGAGATGCAATGATCTGTGGAGCTGAGGTTGAAGTGTGATCGAAGAAGAATGCGTAGGTGATGCAGCAGGCTAGCTCGGAGGCTGTGTGCATGACAGAGGGAAAAGAAAAGGACGATGTTAGGGCGAAGTGtcaaagcaaaaacaaaaatattggGGGAACAGAGGCAGCCCATGGCACGTGACGCCGCCATTCTCCTGAATGGTCTCTCGGGCTTCGGGTTTTACCCGTTTCGTTTACGGTCTGCGCGGGGAAAAATGGCAAATCCATAACGAACCACAAACAGGATGACTCTGATGATGCTCTCTTTTTACAAACCATAAAAAAATAGGCCATCTccaatttttgcactttataaaATTTCTCTAATCAAATTTGAAACCTAACGTAAAAATATTAAGTTTTTTACCAAAATCTCATATAATAAATGACTTGGGCTATTTTTTATGCAATACAAAAACTAGTCATGTGAAACTTAGACGTACCAATAATTATTCACTATAACTACAATCATAGAGTAAAACAAAAGCTTGAAAGATATTGAGAGGCTCAAAAACCTTCTCTAGTGTTAAAGTTGGTGggaaaaatgatataattgaaaTTACGTGTAGTTTAGGTAGGAGAATATCTACCTTCCCTATCCTTTAATATTCTTTTTATAAGTTTATTTCAGGCGAGTTATCATTAATTTTATGAGAAAGTTACTCCTGAACATTTATGTGAAGTTTTCACATCTATAATAAACAATTTGACTACCTTTATGGGTTTAGGAGTGCCCTTTGGGTCATTCAACAATTATTAAGCTATTTTCCTTTTGACATTTGCCTCTTGGACCTAAAAGGATCTTAGGTCTCAAGAGCAATTTTCTTATTTGTTTCCTATTATTTTAAACTTATATTCATATTAGGCTTACACCTATATATTGGCCTCATGCTCATATATCGAACTTATGTCATATTAGGCTTATGCCCATACCCATGCCCCTGCCAAGTTCATGCTTGTACATAGGGATTGTGTCATGCTAGGCTTATGTGCCTATATTGGGCTTATGCTTATATACCAAGCTCATGCCCATATATTGGATTCATACCCATATCGAGCATATGCACATTTATCGAGTTCATGCTTATATAGTGAGTTGGTTCCCATACTAAACTCGTGCTTGTTCCAACTTTAGGCTGATAGATTGAGCTCATGCTAATATATCGGGCTCATGCCATACTAGGCTTATGCCCATGCCAAGCTCAATCATGCTCGTACACAGAACTCATGTCATACTGGGTTTATGCTTATACATTGGGTTTCAAGTCCATGCCTATATATTTGTGGTATAGGGCGAAGCTTATACCCATACTAGGCTCATGCACATACCAAAATCATGCTCACATACTGAGCTCATGCCCATACTAGGCTTATGCATATAGACTAAGCTCATGTTATATAAGGCTCATGCCTATATATTATGCTTGTACCCATTTATATTAGATTATCCCCACAAACTAGGCTCATGTCCTTATATCAGGCTCACTTCCATGGAAACTTTAAAAGGGCTTAGATGCCTCAATTAAATTGAACCTAACGTACCTGGGCATTGCCAACTTAAAATAACTCTTTCCTTGTCAAGGTTATTGGTCCTTGGATTTTTTGCTTAAGTTTATTTAAGCAATTggagattttttttgtatttgtgaTGTTAAACAATCACTAATGAACCTTGTCAAGATCAAGCGCTTCCGGTTCTCCTAAAACCAATTGAtggtagaaggggcgcaactttttcctttaaacgCCAGtgcagagccccgcactaagtGTCTTGTGGACATGAGGGGTTGCACCAATTCCAAGTAGGGGTGCCGACGGGTTGGCACGCCAAGCACTGTTGAGCTAGGgcccactgctacgatccctcGCAACAGGGTTGATTACTAACTTCCCATAAAGGCAACAATCACCCCCCAACAGCTACCTTGGGAGcactcgaacccgtgacctcgctCCGATACCACTTGTCAGGATTAAGtgctaccggttcttctaaaaccaattggtggtagaacgggcacaactttttcctttaaacggcagcCCAAAGCCTCGCACTAAGTGTCgagtggacatgaggggctgcaccaattccaAGCAAGGGTGCCGACGGGCTGGAATGCCAAGCACTGTCGAGCTGGGgcccactgctacgatccctTACAACCTTGACTACtaacttcccataaagccaacaaacCTTACATTCTTAGATTTGATAGTTGTCACTTTACATACAAGCAAGGAGCCCCTACTCAAGGAGGACATGTAGATTTGTGATGTGcgcctaaatatatatatatttaggccAGCTAACTTAGTTTGCTAGGATGAGCTTCATGGTCTATTAAtgcatatttattatttttttgagttaCTTTTGGTTTATCTTATATTTAAGGTATTTTAGAGCTTAAACTAAATAATTGGGTGTGAAAAAACTAAATAATtcccttcaaattcaaattcccttcATCAAGAGTTCTTTTCAAACTCAAATTCCTCTATTGAATTTTTtgaaacacccttcagtatttggagcataacttttgttagaaaactCTAAAAAGGGGCAATCTTGGTATCtacagaaagctaagaaaaaattccacaattttcGTGTTGAAGATTTTCGAAGAAGGGAAGATCTCAATAGAGCAAATCACACATCAAGGTGATGACAGAAAAGGAGGGGATTTGGATGATCTTGTTTTGGGGAGATAAGAAAGGAGGA includes:
- the LOC131155266 gene encoding fumarate hydratase 1, mitochondrial isoform X2 — its product is MAIYLASRRLSGGSTTSPLLGALRFTYLRCYSTSFREERDTFGPIRVPSDKLWGAQTQRSLQNFDIGGERERMPEPIIRAFGILKKCAAKVNMEYGLDPSIGKAIMQAAQEVAEGKLNDHFPLVIWQTGSGTQSNMNANEVIANRAAEILGHKRGEKFVHPNDHVNRSQSSNDTFPTSLEFKDIVKIGRTHTQDATPLTLGQEFSGYSTQVKYGIDRVMCSLPHMYQLAQGGTAVGTGLNTKKGFDVKIAAAVAEDTNLPFVTAENKFEALAAHDAFVESSGALNTIAASLMKIANDIRFLGSGPRCGLGELILPENEPGSSIMPGKVNPTQCEALTMVCAQVMGNHVAITVGGSNGHFELNVFKPMIANGLLHSVRLLGDASASFEKNCVRGIQANKERISKLLHESLMLVTSLNPKIGYDNAAAVAKKAHKEGTTLKDAALNLGVLSSEEFDQHVVPEKMIGPTN
- the LOC131155266 gene encoding fumarate hydratase 1, mitochondrial isoform X1, whose translation is MAIYLASRRLSGGSTTSPLLGALRFTYLRCYSTSFREERDTFGPIRVPSDKLWGAQTQRSLQNFDIGGERERMPEPIIRAFGILKKCAAKVNMEYGLDPSIGKAIMQAAQEVAEGKLNDHFPLVIWQTGSGTQSNMNANEVIANRAAEILGHKRGEKFVHPNDHVNRSQSSNDTFPTVMHIAAAMEINSRLIPNLKHLQTMLNTKSLEFKDIVKIGRTHTQDATPLTLGQEFSGYSTQVKYGIDRVMCSLPHMYQLAQGGTAVGTGLNTKKGFDVKIAAAVAEDTNLPFVTAENKFEALAAHDAFVESSGALNTIAASLMKIANDIRFLGSGPRCGLGELILPENEPGSSIMPGKVNPTQCEALTMVCAQVMGNHVAITVGGSNGHFELNVFKPMIANGLLHSVRLLGDASASFEKNCVRGIQANKERISKLLHESLMLVTSLNPKIGYDNAAAVAKKAHKEGTTLKDAALNLGVLSSEEFDQHVVPEKMIGPTN